The stretch of DNA AACCGCCAGCAAGGCCGACCAGCCCGGTCGCGACAAACAGTGGCAGTGGCCGATCAGGCATCGGCCATCGCCCGACGCTGCAGGCTGCGCTTGCGCCAGCTGCGCAGCAGCGGCAGGGTCAGCATGCAGAACACCAGCACCCACACGCCCATGCTGATCGGGCTCGACCAGAGGATGCCCAGCTCACCGTTGGAAATCGACAGCGCACGGCGCAGGTTCTGTTCCATCAACCCACCGAGGATGAAGCCGAGCAGGATTGGCGACAGTGGGAAGTCCAGCTTGCGCAGGATGTAGCCCATGATGCCGATGCCGACCATCAGGAACAGGTCGAAGGTGGTGGCATGCACGGCGTATACACCGATCGCGGTGATGATCGCGATCACCGGCACCAGCGCCCAGTTCGGCACGGCCAGAATGCGGGTGAAGATGCGGATCATCGGGATGTTCAGGATCACCAGCATGATGTTGGCGATGAACAGCGAGGCGATCAGGCCCCAGACGATGTCCGGCTGCTGTTCGAACAGCAGTGGGCCCGGGGTGATGTTGTACAGGGTCAGCGCGCCGATCATCACCGCCGTGGTGCCCGAACCGGGTACACCTAGGGTCAGCATCGGCACCAGGGCGCCACAGCAGGACGCACCGATGGCGGTTTCCGGGGCCGCCAGGCCGCGGGCGTCACCTTTGCCGAATTTGCCCTTTTCACCGGCGATGCGCTTTTCGGTCATGTAGGCCACGGCGCTGGCCAGGGTCGCGCCGGCACCCGGCAGTACACCCATGATGAAGCCCAGCAGGCCGCAGCGGATGTTGACCACGAATACCGACGCTGCTTCCTTGAAGTTGAACAGCATGCGCCCGGTGGCCTTGACCGCTTCGTGGCCATGGTGGGTCTTCTCCAGCAACAGCAGGATTTCGCTGACGGAGAACAGGCCCAGTACCAGCACCACGAACTGGATGCCATCGGCCAGGTGCACGCTGTCGCCGGTGAAGCGGTACACGCCGCTGTTGGCATCGATACCGACAGCCGACAGGAACAGGCCGATCAATGCGGCGATGAAGGTTTTAAGTGGCTTGTCACCGGCCATGCCGCCGAGGGCGACGATGGCGAACACCATCAGCACGAAGTACTCCGCCGGGCCAAAGGCAATCGCCCATTTCGCCAGCAGCGGGGCGAACAGCACCATGCCGCAGGTGGCGATGAACGCACCGATGAACGAGCTCCACGCCGACAGCGACAGGGCCACACCGGCCAGGCCCTGGCGGGCCATCGGGTAACCGTCGAGGGTGGTCATCACGGTCGAGGCTTCGCCCGGAATGTTCAGCAGGATCGAGCTGATCCGGCCGCCGTATTCGCAGCCCAGGTACACCGCAGCCAGCAGGATCAGTGCCGACTCCGGCGGCAGGCCGAGGGCGAAGGCGATGGGGATCAGCAGGGCCACGCCGTTGATCGGGCCCAGGCCCGGCAGCAGGCCGACCACGGTGCCGATCAGCGTGCCCGACAGGGCAGTGACCAGGTTGTAAGGGGACAGGGCGACGCCGAAGCCCTGGCCCAGGTAGCTCAAGGTATCCATGTGTCAGTTCTCCAGTACGCTCAGCAGGCCAAGGGGCAGGGGTACGTCCATGACGCGGTCGAACAGCCAGTAGAGCAGCACGCTCATGCCCACTACCACGAGGGTGCTGTGCAGCCAGCGGCCGCCATACAGACGGGCCATGGGGATGCCGACCAGGATGGCGCTGAGAATGAAGCCCAGGGCTTCGAATGTGCCGGCGAAGACGATCAGCAGACCGACGCAGGCGGCGATCTTGATCAAGGTTTCGCGGTCGAGCTCCGGCTCGTCGTCCTTGCGCACGATGGGGGTAGGGCGGATGGACAGGTACAGCAGGCCCAGGCTCATCAGGCCGAGCATCAGCAACGGGTAGGCACGCGGCCCCACCGGTTCGTAGGAAAATGCGGCCTGATAGGGCCAGGCCATCACGGCCAGGGCGGCGCACACCGCCAGCAGGGCCAGGGCGAAGATGCGTTGCAGGATCATGAAGGAATCCTCGTTGTATACGGCACGACGCGGACCCTTTGTAGGAGCGGCCTTGTGTCGCGAAAGGGGCGCATAGCGGCCCCAGGGTTTCAGCGGCGCTACGAATATTGCCGGGGCCGCTGCGCAGCCCTTTCGCGACACAAGGCCGCTCCTACAAAGAGCGAATGGCGTAGGGGGCTTACTGAATCAGGCCGAATTCCTTGGCCAGTGCCTTGTAGTCAGCCACCTGCTTCTTCACATAGCCGTCCAGCTCCGCGCCGGTCATGGCGAACGGGAACAGCTCGCGCTGGTCGCGCAGCTTGGCGAAGTCTTCCGAGGCCAGCATCTTGTCGAACGATTCTTTCCACCAGGCGTAGTCTTCGTCGCTCACCTTCGGCCCGAGGTAGAAACCGCGTACCACCGGCCAGACGATGTCGTAGCCCTGCTCCTTGGCGGTAGGGATGTCTTTCATTTCCGGCTCGTCCAGGCGGTTCGGCGAGAACACCGCGAGGATGCGCATGTTGCCGCTCTGGATGTGCGGCATGGAGTCGGAGATGTCGGTGGAACCGACCTGGATGTGCCCGCCCAGCAACGCGGTGGCGATCTCGCCGCCGCCTTCCAGGGCCACGTAGCGCAGGTCACGCGGGTTGATGCCAGCGGCCTTGGCGATCAGCGCGGTCTGCATCCAGTCCTGGCTGCCGACGGTGCCGCCGGAACCGATCACGACTTTGCTCGGGTCCTTCTTCAGTGCCGCGACCAGGTCGTCGAGGGTCTTGTAGGGCGAGTCACTTTTCACCGCGATGGCGCCGTAGCTGGTGCCGACCGCAGCCAGCCATTTCACCGCGTTCTCGTCGAAGCGGCCGAACTTGCCCTGGGCCAGGTTCAGCAGCGAACCGCTGGACCAGGCCACCAGGGTGCCGGCATCGGCCGGGCGCTGGGCGACCACGGCGTTGTACGCCACGGCGCCGACACCGCCAGGCATGTAGGTCACGCGCATCGGCTTGCTGAGGATCTTCTCCTGCACCAGGGCGCTTTGCACCAGTTTGCAGGTCAGGTCAAAGCCACCGCCGGGCGAGGCGGGGGCGATGCATTCAGGGCGTTTCGGTTCGGCAGCGAGGGCGTTGCCGGCCAGCAGCAAGCAGCCGGTGGCGAGGACGAGGCGGCGCAGTGAAAAGGTCATCGAATGTCTCCGTGAGCGTTGTTGTTATGGATTACCGCATTGGGCTACCACAGCGCGACGCTGTAGCTCACCAGCAACCGCACTTCATCCGCGTCGCGGGCGAAGTTGGAGCGGAAGGTGGCGTTGCGCAGGCGCACGGCGACGTTCTTCAACGGGCCGCTTTGTACCACGTACTTCAGTTCGGTGTTGCGTTCCCACTCCTTGCCCTCGCCACCGGCGGCGCGGCTGACGTTGTCGCCGTTGATGTAGCGGGTCATGAAGGTCAGGCCGGGGACGCCGAGGGCGGCGAAGTTGTAGTCGTAGCGTGCTTGCCACGAGCGTTCGTCGGCACCGGCGAAGTCGTTGATCTGGACGAAGTTGACCAGGTATGGGTCGGCGCCATCGATGTAGGGGAATGCGCTGTCGCCCGACAGTTGCTGCCAGGCGGCGCTGACCTTGTGCCCGCCCAGGCTGTAGCTGAGCATCGTGTTGAAGGTGGTGTTGTCGATCCGCCCGGCCTTGGCCGCGCCGGCATCGTCGCTGATTGCCAGGCGCACGTCGGCGCCGAAGGTGCCCGGGCCCCACGGCTGGGTGGCGAGCATGCCGATGAAGTGCTGGCGGTAGATGTCATCGAGCTGGGCGAAGTGGTAGCTGCCGGTGATGCGGTCGGTGAACTTGTAGTCCAGGCCGGCCAGGTCGAGGTTGTCGGCGCTGAAAGTGCCACCGAAGCGGCCGTTCTTGTTGTTGAGGGCCAGGTCTTCCCAGTTGGTGTCGTTACGGTCCTTGGCCTTGTCCAGGCGCCCGCCGGTGAAGGTAAGGCCCTTGATTTCCTGGGAGGTTAGCAGGCCGCCCTCGAAGGTTTGCGGCAGGATGCGGCCGTCGTTGGGCTGCAAAGTCGGCAGTTCAGGGATCAGAGTGCCGATCTTCAGTTCGGTCTTCGACACTTTCACCTTGCCAGTCAGGCCGAGCTTGGAATACTCGTCGGCGGCCTTGCCGTCATCGTGGGTCGGCAGCAGGCCGGTGTCGGTGCGGTCGGGGCTGGAGTCGAGCTTGATGCCCAGCATGCCCAGCGCATCCAGGCCGAAACCCACAGGGCCGTCGGTGTAACCGGACTCGAAGTTGAGCATGAAGCCCTGGGCCCATTCGTCGCGCTTGGATTGCTGCGCGCTGGTGCCGTCGCGGAAGTCGCGGTTGAAGTACATGTTGCGGGTTTCGAAGGTGGCCGTGCTGTCTTCGAAGAAGGCGGCCTGGCTCAGCGGGGCAACACCGGCAAGTGCAAGGGCGCAGGTGTAGGCAGAAGGGCGTGCGGACAGGGAACGGCTAGGCGCGAACGCCTGAGGCTGTGATGACAGCATCGGGATGACTCCGTTTTTTTGTTCTTATTCGTTGCACCTTGCTGGTGCTTTTTTCGGCGCGTGGAGCGACCGTGGTGCGATGCTAGGTAATGAACCTTTCGCTAACCTTTCAGCGTGAAAGGTTTGTTACAAGGGGCTTCACAGGCTTGAGGACGGCGGTACACTCCGCGCCACCGCCCCACCCGAGCAGGGAGAATCCGATGCGTGTGCTGCTGGTCGAAGACCATCTGCAACTGGCCGAAAGCGTGGCCCAGGCCTTGAAAAGCCAGGGCCTGACCGTGGATGTATTGCATGACGGCGTGGCTGCCGACCTGGCCCTGGCCAGCGAGGAATACGCTGTCGCCGTGCTCGACGTGGGCCTGCCGCGCATGGACGGCTTCGAGGTCTTGGCGCGCCTGCGCGGCCGGGGCAAGACCCTGCCGGTGCTGATGCTCACGGCTCGCAGCGATGTGAAGGACCGCGTGCATGGTCTGAACCTTGGCGCCGACGATTATCTTGCCAAGCCTTTCGAGCTAACCGAGCTGGAAGCACGGGTAAAAGCTCTGCTCAGGCGCAGCGTGCTCGGTGGCGAACGCCAGCAGCGCTGCGGGCCGCTGGTCTACGACCTGGACACCCGCCGCTTCAGCCTCGGCGAGGACAACCTGACCCTGACCTCGCGCGAACAGAGCGTGCTCGAAGCCTTGATCGCCCGCCCCGGTCGGGTGATGAGCAAGGAACAGCTGGCCGCCCAGGTTTTCGGCCTGGATGAAGAAGCCAGCCCGGACGCCATCGAAATCTACATACACCGCTTGCGCAAGAAGCTCGATGCCTACCCGGTCGCCATCGTCACCTTCCGCGGCCTGGGTTACCTGCTCGAGCACCGTGATGCGTGATAACGGCAGCTTGCGCGGGCGGCTGCTGGGCAACCTGGCGCTGTTGCTGGTGGTGTTGATGCTGGCCAGCGGCCTGAGCGCCTACTGGAATGGTCGCGAAGCCGCCGATACCGCCTACGACCGCACCTTGCTGGCTTCGGCGCGGACCATCGCCGCCGGGCTGTCGCAGCGGGATGGCAGCCTCAGTGCCGATGTGCCCTACGTGGCGCTGGACACCTTCGCCTACGACAGCGCCGGGCGTATCTACTACCAGGTGCTGGACATCAACCAGAAGCTGATTTCCGGCTACGAGCACCTGCCGCCACCGCCGCCAGGCACACCGCGCACCGACGACTATCCGGCACTGGCGCGCTTCTACGACGCCACCTACCTCGGCCAGGATGTGCGTGTGGTCAGCCTGCTGAAGGCAGTGAGCGAGCCGAACATGAACGGCATGGCGGAAATCCGCGTGGCCGAGACCGAAGAGGCGCGGGTGCGCATGGCCCGCGGGCTGATGGCTGACACCTTGCTGCGCCTGGGCATGCTGGCGCTGGGCGCGCTGGTGATGGTGTGGTTTGCGGTGAGCGCGGCGTTGCGCCCGCTGGAGCGCCTGCGCACGGCGGTTGAAGAGCGCCAGCCGGATGACCTGCGGGCGCTGCCAGTGGTGCAGGTACAGCGCGAGCTGAGCCCACTGGTGCGTGCCTTGAACCACTTCACTGAGCGTTTGCGCGGGCAGTTCGAGCGCCAGGCACAGTTCATCGCCGAGGCTGCCCACGAACTGCGCACGCCGCTGGCGGCGCTGAAGGCGCGAGTCGAGCTGGGGTTGCGCTCGCAGCAGCCTGAAGAGTGGCGGCAGACCTTGGAGTCGGCTGCACAGGGTACCGACCGCCTGACGCATCTGGCCAATCAGTTGTTGTCGCTGGCGCGGGTTGAAAACGGTGCCCGGGCGATTGCCGAAGGCGGTGCCCAGCGCCTGGACCTGAGCCAGCTGGCCCGTGAACTGGGCATGGCCATGGCGCCATTGGCGTACAACCGGGGCGTAGCCTTGGCGCTGGAGGCCGAGGCGCCAGTGTGGTTGAAAGGTGAGCCGACGTTGCTTAACGAGCTGCTCAGCAACCTGGTGGACAATGCGCTGGCGCATACCCCGGCGGGCGGCAACGTGATTCTGCGGGTGCTGGCGCCGGCGGTGCTGGAGGTCGAAGACGATGGGCCCGGGATTCCCGAAGATGAGCGCGAACGGGTGTTCGAGCGTTTCTATCGGCGGGGTGTGCAAGGCAGCGGGCTGGGGTTGGCCATCGTCGGTGAGATCTGCAGGGCGCACCTGGCGCAGATCAGCCTGCATGATGGTGAGAAAGGTGGGTTGAAGGTGAGGGTGAGTTTCATCGCCGACTGATCTTTATCCTGCACTGGCCTCTTCGCGGGTTTACCCGCGAAGAGGCCAGTGCAGGCAGTAAGAGTCAGCGCAACATGCTCCGTGCTTCCAGCAACTCGGCAATCTCCAGTTCGGTCCCGTACGGCAATCCAAGGTGCCGATAGGCCGGCAACGCCGGCAATGGTCGGCTACGCCCGCGCTGGCTCAGGCACTTGGCGATCTGTACCACATCGATGTAATCGACCTTGTCGGTGCGCCGGTCCAGGTCTTGCACCTGGCTTGGCAGGTTGACCAATTGCTCGGGAAACTCCCACGAAGACAGAATCTTATCCCCCAGCACCGGCTGGATCTGCTCGATCACATAGTGCAGGCAGACCGGGTCGGAAAGCAGCTCGTTGTGTTCTTCGGCGTAGATCAGCACCGGCAGCGCACCGATCTGGTTGACCAGCCCGCCGAGGGTCGCCTGGTCAGGTTTCAGCTGAGTATAGCGGCGGCACAGTTCATAGCTGATGCCCGCCACTTCAAGGCTGTTCGACCAGATATCCCGTAGCTTTTGCTCAACCGCAGACGAGCGGGCATGGAAGATCTGTTCGATCACCAGGCCGATGGCCAGGTTGCAGCTGTAGTTGATGCCCAGGCGCGTGATGGCCGTGTGCAGGTCGGTGACTTCGACCGCTGCGCGCAACAGGGGGCTGTTGACCACCTTGATCAGGCGCGCCGACAGGGCAGCGTCGCGCCCGATCACCTTGCTCAAAGCGGCAACGCTGATTTCACTGTCTTCAGCCGCCTCGCGAATGCTCAGGGCAACCTCGGGCAGGGTTGGCAGAACCAGGTCATCGTTGTCGATGGCAGCCAGCAACTGCGCTTGAACCATCTCGGCCAGCTTGTTCATGAACGTCTCAACGGCAAGGGTGGTGCATTGTTCAGCGCTGGATTTCCCGGTCGCGGTCCAGCTCGTACGGCAGGGTCAGTACCTGCAGGCGCGGGCCTTCCAGGCTGCCCAGGTGCAGGTTGTCGTCCTCTACCGATTCAGCGCTCAGTACTGCCAGCAGCTCGCAACCCTGGCCGGTGCTGGCGGCGATTACCACCTCGCCAACTGACGAGCCATGGGTCGGCGAGAATATTTCCGTACCGGGTGCCGGAATATCCTGCTGTTCGAGCGCCAGGCGGTACTGGCGGCGCTTGAGCTTGCCCAGGTACTGCATGCGCGCGACGATTTCCTGGCCGGTGTAGCAGCCCTTCTTGAAGCTCACGCCATCGACAGCCTGCAGGTTGATCATCTGTGGGATGAACAGCTCACGGGTCGGGCCCATGACCTGGCCGATACCTGCGCGCACCTGCCCAAGCAGCCAGTCGTTGAGGTTGCCTTCCGGCAACGTGGCTGCCAGCTGTTGGCGAACGCTGGCGGCCTGATCTGCCGGTACCCAGAGCTCCACGCGATCTGCGCTGACGGCAATAGCGATCAGGCCATCATGGCGTACGGTGCTCCCTGCTGCAGCCGGAACCTCCAGCCCCAATGCCTGCAGCGCGGCGGCGCCACCTTGCAGGCCGAAGCGTGCCCAGGCCGCACTCTCGTCAGTGAGCGTGGCCTTGGAAAACACGGCGTACTTCTTCAGGTCGGCCAGTTGCAGCTCCAGCAACTCGCTGGCCATGGCCAGCAGGTAGCCATTGCCCTCGGGCAGGATGCGGAAGCTCGACTGCATGCGCCCCTTGACCATGCAGCGCGCGCCGAGGCTGGCGTGCTCGGGGCTGAGGTAGTTGATGTTGCAGGTCAGCTGGCCCTGCAGGAACTTGCCGGCGTCGGAGCCGCGGACGGCGAGGATGCCCTCGTGGGACAGGGGGCTGAAGAAAGCGGAATCGGCCATGGGTCATCGCGGTGGCTAAAGACTGGCGGCCATCATAGAACGCCAGTAACAAAATAGGTAGGTGACTAGACCAACGCCCTGTGCCGCTTCGTTCACTGCGCGGTATACTGCGCGACCATTCGAGGAGGGCCCCATGGTCGAACAAACTGAACTCAACCGGCTTTTCTGGCACAGCCGCCGCGGCATGCTGGAACTGGACGTACTGCTGGTGCCATTCACCCAGGAGGTCTACCCGACCCTGAGCGAAGCCGACCGCGAACTTTATGTCCGCCTGTTGAGCTGTGAAGACCAGGACATGTTCGGCTGGTTCATGGAGCGTACCGAGTCGGAAGACCCGGAACTGCAGCGCATGGTCCGCATCATTCTGGACCGTGTCCAGCCCAAGTGAGTATTTCGAGTGCCGTTGGCAGGGCTCGCGCCTGTTGCTGGCGGCCTACCTGGGTTGCCAGGTGCTGGCGCTACTGGTCTTGTGGCTGAGCCCGCTGCCCTGGTGGCTTGGCCTTTGTGTTCTTTGCGCTTGTATTGCCCACGCCTGCTGGGCCATTCCCCGCCGTATTCTGCTGACGGATGCCCGTGCCGTTACCGGCCTGCGCCGTGACCCTTTGGGCTGGCGCGTGTTCAACCGGGCGCAAGGCTGGCAGCCGGTTCGTTTGTGCCGCGACAGTGTGGCGCTGCCGGGGTTGGTGGTGCTGCGGTTCGTCAGGGCAGGGCACTGGCTTGGCGAGAGCCAGTGCGTGCCTCGAGATGCCCTGGGGGCTGACCTGCACCGGCGTTTGCGGGTGAGGCTGAAGTTCAGTCGGCGCCGGTTCGACAGCTGTATCAGATCGGGCTGAGGATGGTGTCCTTGGCCTCGGGCAGCATCCCTGGATAATCCAGCGTGTAATGCAGCCCGCGGCTTTCCTTGCGCTGCATCGCAGAGCGGATCATCAGCTCCGCCACCTGGGCCAGGTTGCGTAGTTCGATCAGGTCGCGGCTGACCTTGTAGTTGCTGTAGAACTCGTCGATCTCGTCGAGCAGCAGGCGAACGCGGTGTTCGGCGCGCTGCAGGCGTTTGCTGGTGCGCACGATACCCACGTAGTCCCACATGAAGCGCCGCAGTTCATCCCAGTTGTGCGCAATGATCACGTCTTCGTCCGAGTCGGTCACCTGGCTGGCATCCCAGCAGGGCAGGGCCCTGGGCATGGCGATCTGGTCCAGATGCGCTTCAATGTCCGCTGCTGCGGCACGGCCATAGACAAAGCATTCCAGCAGCGAGTTGCTGGCCATGCGGTTGGCGCCATGCAAGCCAGTGAAACTGGTTTCGCCGATAGCGTACAGGCCGGGTACATCGGTATGGCCACGGTCGTCGACCATCACACCGCCACAGGTGTAATGCGCCGCCGGAACCACCGGGATCGGCTGGCGAGTGATGTCGATGCCAAAAGCCAGGCAACGCTCGTAGACGGTCGGGAAATGGTTCTTGATGAAGTCAGCCGGCTTGTGGGTGATGTCCAGGTAGACACAATCGACGCCCAGGCGCTTCATTTCGTGGTCGATGGCGCGGGCGACGATGTCGCGAGGGGCCAGCTCTTCTCGCGGGTCGAAGCGCGGCATGAAGCGCTCGCCATTGGGCAGGCGCAACAACGCACCTTCGCCACGCAAGGCCTCGGTGACCAGGAAGCTCTTGGCCTGCGGGTGATACAGGCAGGTCGGGTGGAACTGGTTGAATTCCAGGTTGGCTACCCGGCAGCCGGCGCGCCAGGCCATGGCGATGCCATCACCGCAGGCGCCGTCGGGGTTGCTGGTATAGAGGTAGACCTTGGCCGCGCCGCCGGTGGCCAGCACGGTGAAGCGTGCGCCGAAGGTGTCGACTTCGCCGCTGTTGCGGTTCAGCACGTAGGCGCCCAGGCAGCGATCGCCCGCCAGGCCCAGGCGGCGTTCGGTGATCAGGTCGACCGCCACGCGCTGCTCCAGCAACTCGATGTTCGGGCGCTTGCGGGCTTGCTCCAGCAAGGTGGTGAAAATCGCCGCACCGGTGGCATCGGCAGCATGGATGATGCGCCGGTGGCTGTGGCCACCCTCGCGGGTCAGGTGAAATTCGAAACCGCCATCATCGACGCTGTAGTGTTCATCGCGGGTAAAAGGTACGCCTTGCTCGATGAGCCATTCGATGGCTTCACGGCTGTGCTCGACGGTAAAGCGAACCGCCTCTTCGTCGCACAGGCCGCCACCGGCATTGAGGGTGTCCTCGACATGCGACTGCACAGTGTCGGTATTGTCCAGCACGGCAGCGACCCCGCCTTGGGCCCAGAAGGTCGAGCCGTTGGCCAGGTCGCCCTTGCTCAGCACGGCAATGCGCAAGTGGCCGGGAAGGTTAAGTGCCAGGCTCAGACCGGCTGCGCCGCTGCCGATCACCAGGACATCATGTTGGAATTGTTGGCTCATGTCGGGACACTAGTAATCTTTGGAAAGGGCGCGGCACAATAGTCACGTGCAGATGGCAATGTGAAACTATCGTGAATGCTGGCCGGGCTGCCTTTATAGCAGCCTGCGGCAACCAATTTCCATGCCAGTTGGGGCGTTGCGTCAATCTTTGCGGGAACTTTCCGACACGGCCGGAAATCCTATGAAGGCTGTCCGCACGCCACAATTTGCCGCGGCGACGCGGGGCGGCAGCTCTATCCGGGCTGACACCTGCGTATTCGAAACCTGATTATCGACGCAGCGGGCCGTGACCGCGCCGCGTCTTCCGTGCGAGCCGACCAAGGGCCGCAGGAAACTTGCTTGGAGGGGAGAACTTTTGCGCAAAGCCCGAGTCTATGGTTGCAAGCCCGAACAAAGGCTGTTGCCACGCTCCTTCGAGTTCACTGAGGAGTGTTCATGCTAACCCAGGAAGAGGATCAGCAGCTTGTCGAGCGTGTGCAACGCGGAGACAGGCGAGCGTTCGATCTGTTGGTGCTGAAGTATCAGCACAAGATTCTAGGGTTGATCGTGCGGTTCGTTCACGACACCCACGAGGCCCAGGATGTGGCGCAGGAAGCCTTTATCAAGGCCTACCGTGCGCTTGGCAATTTCCGCGGTGACAGTGCGTTTTATACCTGGCTGTACCGCATCGCCATCAACACGGCGAAGAACTACCTGGTGTCCCGTGGAAGACGGCCACCAGACAGCGATGTGAGCTCCGAGGATGCGGAGTTTTACGACGGCGATCATGGTCTCAAGGATCTCGAGTCCCCAGAGCGCTCGTTGTTGCGGGATGAAATCGAAGGCACTGTCCATCGCACCATCCAGCAACTGCCCGAAGATCTGCGCACGGCTTTGACCCTGCGTGAATTTGACGGATTGAGTTACGAAGACATTGCCAGCGTCATGCAATGTCCGGTGGGTACCGTGCGCTCTCGAATCTTCCGCGCTCGGGAGGCCATAGACAAAGCCCTGCAGCCGTTGTTGCAGGAAACCTGAGACAGCGGCGACAGCCAAGAGAGGAACCGCCATGAGTCGTGAAGCTTTGCAGGAATCGCTGTCCGCGGTGATGGATAACGAAGCGGACGAACTGGAATTGCGTCGGGTGTTGAATGCCGTCGACGATGCCGAAACCCGTGCCACCTGGTCGCGTTACCAGGTAGCCCGCGCAGCGATGCACAAGGAGCTGCTGCTGCCCAAACTGGATATCGCCTCGGCGGTGTCCGCCGCGCTGGCTGATGAAGCCGTGCCGGCCAAGGTCAAGCAGGGCCCGTGGCGCAGCATTGGCCGCCTGGCCGTCGCTGCCTCGGTCACCGTAGCGGTGCTGGCTGGCGTGCGCATGTACAACCAGGACGAAATCACCGGTGCCGAGCTGGCTGCCCAGCAGCCTGCACAGCAAGGCCTGAGCATGCCACAAAGTCAGGGCCCGGCGGTTTTGGCAGGCTATAGTGAAAGCAGTGAGCAACCGACCGGGCCGATGGCCAACGGCGTGCTGCAGAACCAGGCCGGCTGGGATCAGCGTCTGCCAGGTTATCTGCGCCAGCACGCGCAGGAATCCGCGCTCAAGGGCACTGAAACCGCCCTGCCGTATGCCCGCGCCGCCAGCCTGGAAAACCGCTAAGTAAGGAGGATCATGCGCGCGCTACCTCTCCTGTCGCTGCTGATAGGCAGCTGCATGACGGTGCCAGCGTTGGCGGCCAACTCATCGCCCGAGGCGAGCGAATGGCTGAACAAGCTGGCACAGGCCGAGCAGAAGCAAAGTTACCAGGGCTCCTTCGTCTACGAACGTAACGGCAGCTTCTCTTCCCACGATATCTGGCATCGCGTTCAGGATGGCAAGGTCAGCGAGCGGCTTCTGCAGCTCGATGGTGCCGCCCAGGAAATCGTGCGCGTGGATGGCAAGGTGCAGTGCGTGAGTGGTGCCCTGGCAGGCGGGGCTAATGGGGTTACCAACCCGCCTGATGCCGCGCAGCGCTCGCTCGATCCCCTCAAGCTGATGAGCTGGTACGACCTGAGCGTGGCGGGCAAATCAAGGGTTGCTGACCGCGACGCCGTGATTGTCACGCTGACGCCCCGCGACCAGCATCGCTACGCTTTCGAACTCCATCTGGACCGCCGTACCGGCCTGCCACTGCGCTCATTGATGCTCAATGACAAGGGGCA from Pseudomonas putida encodes:
- a CDS encoding YgfZ/GcvT domain-containing protein — translated: MADSAFFSPLSHEGILAVRGSDAGKFLQGQLTCNINYLSPEHASLGARCMVKGRMQSSFRILPEGNGYLLAMASELLELQLADLKKYAVFSKATLTDESAAWARFGLQGGAAALQALGLEVPAAAGSTVRHDGLIAIAVSADRVELWVPADQAASVRQQLAATLPEGNLNDWLLGQVRAGIGQVMGPTRELFIPQMINLQAVDGVSFKKGCYTGQEIVARMQYLGKLKRRQYRLALEQQDIPAPGTEIFSPTHGSSVGEVVIAASTGQGCELLAVLSAESVEDDNLHLGSLEGPRLQVLTLPYELDRDREIQR
- a CDS encoding succinate dehydrogenase assembly factor 2 — its product is MVEQTELNRLFWHSRRGMLELDVLLVPFTQEVYPTLSEADRELYVRLLSCEDQDMFGWFMERTESEDPELQRMVRIILDRVQPK
- a CDS encoding protein YgfX codes for the protein MSSPSEYFECRWQGSRLLLAAYLGCQVLALLVLWLSPLPWWLGLCVLCACIAHACWAIPRRILLTDARAVTGLRRDPLGWRVFNRAQGWQPVRLCRDSVALPGLVVLRFVRAGHWLGESQCVPRDALGADLHRRLRVRLKFSRRRFDSCIRSG
- the nadB gene encoding L-aspartate oxidase, with the protein product MSQQFQHDVLVIGSGAAGLSLALNLPGHLRIAVLSKGDLANGSTFWAQGGVAAVLDNTDTVQSHVEDTLNAGGGLCDEEAVRFTVEHSREAIEWLIEQGVPFTRDEHYSVDDGGFEFHLTREGGHSHRRIIHAADATGAAIFTTLLEQARKRPNIELLEQRVAVDLITERRLGLAGDRCLGAYVLNRNSGEVDTFGARFTVLATGGAAKVYLYTSNPDGACGDGIAMAWRAGCRVANLEFNQFHPTCLYHPQAKSFLVTEALRGEGALLRLPNGERFMPRFDPREELAPRDIVARAIDHEMKRLGVDCVYLDITHKPADFIKNHFPTVYERCLAFGIDITRQPIPVVPAAHYTCGGVMVDDRGHTDVPGLYAIGETSFTGLHGANRMASNSLLECFVYGRAAAADIEAHLDQIAMPRALPCWDASQVTDSDEDVIIAHNWDELRRFMWDYVGIVRTSKRLQRAEHRVRLLLDEIDEFYSNYKVSRDLIELRNLAQVAELMIRSAMQRKESRGLHYTLDYPGMLPEAKDTILSPI
- the rpoE gene encoding RNA polymerase sigma factor RpoE; this translates as MLTQEEDQQLVERVQRGDRRAFDLLVLKYQHKILGLIVRFVHDTHEAQDVAQEAFIKAYRALGNFRGDSAFYTWLYRIAINTAKNYLVSRGRRPPDSDVSSEDAEFYDGDHGLKDLESPERSLLRDEIEGTVHRTIQQLPEDLRTALTLREFDGLSYEDIASVMQCPVGTVRSRIFRAREAIDKALQPLLQET
- a CDS encoding sigma-E factor negative regulatory protein, encoding MSREALQESLSAVMDNEADELELRRVLNAVDDAETRATWSRYQVARAAMHKELLLPKLDIASAVSAALADEAVPAKVKQGPWRSIGRLAVAASVTVAVLAGVRMYNQDEITGAELAAQQPAQQGLSMPQSQGPAVLAGYSESSEQPTGPMANGVLQNQAGWDQRLPGYLRQHAQESALKGTETALPYARAASLENR
- a CDS encoding MucB/RseB C-terminal domain-containing protein; this translates as MRALPLLSLLIGSCMTVPALAANSSPEASEWLNKLAQAEQKQSYQGSFVYERNGSFSSHDIWHRVQDGKVSERLLQLDGAAQEIVRVDGKVQCVSGALAGGANGVTNPPDAAQRSLDPLKLMSWYDLSVAGKSRVADRDAVIVTLTPRDQHRYAFELHLDRRTGLPLRSLMLNDKGQLLERFQMTRLDTDDLPSDHDLQASAACKPIERVASSASEAVAGWRSDWLPPGFELINSTVRRDPERNSSISSLMYDDGLARFSVFLEPVKDDAGADVRTQLGPTSAVSRRLNTPKGKVQVTVVGEIPLGTAERVALSMRPQDAQARQ